One Gimesia aquarii DNA segment encodes these proteins:
- a CDS encoding Ldh family oxidoreductase, whose product MPLISSESLQNFVKSLLLQGGANDEEARIVSKSLVDANLLGHDSHGVMRLPFYLGRVKEGILKAGEKLQILNETPAAIAGDGCWGFGQTVMHDMMNRLIDKAASLGVACGTLKRASHIGRLGEYAEMAAAQGMASIICANTHGSAPRVAPVGGKRPRLGTNPICIGMPGGVEGPFVLDFGTSATAEGKVRIKKIAGEQVPPGLILDPDGNPTTDPNQLYGNPPGTILPMGGDQAYKGFGLSFMVEMLCGALSGGQCAFPDPPPPQGNCVFIIVIDPKHLGGQNHLLNEITNLEKYVRNVPMKEGINEIFLPGDPEKKTATVRKEKGISLDRGNWEALIQLAEDLGVEVPKVEE is encoded by the coding sequence GTGCCCTTAATCTCGTCCGAGTCGCTGCAAAACTTTGTCAAATCGCTCCTACTGCAAGGAGGAGCGAATGACGAAGAAGCACGTATCGTTTCAAAGAGTTTAGTTGACGCTAATTTACTCGGTCATGATTCTCATGGAGTGATGCGTTTACCCTTTTATCTCGGACGAGTAAAAGAAGGCATTCTTAAAGCAGGCGAGAAGCTGCAGATTTTAAATGAAACTCCCGCTGCTATCGCAGGTGATGGTTGCTGGGGATTCGGTCAGACAGTCATGCACGACATGATGAACCGTCTGATTGACAAAGCAGCTAGCCTGGGAGTTGCTTGTGGAACACTTAAGCGGGCTTCACATATCGGTAGACTTGGAGAATATGCAGAAATGGCTGCTGCTCAGGGGATGGCATCCATTATCTGCGCTAACACTCATGGCTCAGCCCCGCGGGTCGCACCGGTAGGAGGCAAACGTCCTCGGCTCGGAACAAACCCTATTTGCATTGGAATGCCTGGAGGCGTTGAAGGTCCCTTTGTACTTGACTTTGGCACTTCTGCTACTGCAGAAGGAAAAGTTCGCATCAAAAAAATCGCCGGCGAACAAGTCCCCCCCGGTTTGATTTTAGATCCTGATGGAAATCCTACAACAGATCCCAATCAGCTTTATGGAAATCCTCCAGGTACTATTCTGCCTATGGGGGGTGATCAGGCTTACAAAGGATTTGGCCTTTCCTTTATGGTGGAAATGCTTTGTGGAGCGCTCTCAGGAGGACAATGTGCTTTTCCAGATCCCCCCCCACCTCAAGGCAACTGTGTCTTTATCATCGTCATCGATCCCAAGCATTTAGGTGGGCAAAACCATTTGCTGAATGAGATCACCAATCTGGAAAAGTATGTCAGAAATGTTCCAATGAAAGAGGGTATTAACGAAATCTTCCTTCCCGGTGATCCAGAAAAGAAAACTGCCACTGTCCGTAAGGAAAAAGGGATTTCACTGGATCGTGGAAACTGGGAAGCGTTAATTCAACTTGCCGAGGACTTAGGGGTTGAAGTCCCAAAAGTAGAAGAATAG
- a CDS encoding arylsulfatase, protein MISGTLLALGDLFSAHAKVSQSVRPNVVLILTDDQGYGDVGFHGNTKIKTPHLDQMAAKGIELSRFYCSPVCAPTRASLMTGRYYYRTGVIHTSRGGAKMHGDEVTIAELLKDAGYKTGIFGKWHLGDNFPMRPQDQGFEQSLIHKSGGLGQSPDQPNSYLNPWLWKNGTKQKVVGYCSDVFFKAAIDFIDRQKTDQQPFFVYLPTNAPHTPLEVSPSYWQPYQKAGLNETTAKVYGMISNLDDNVGKLMSYLKRSHLLDTTIVLFIGDNGPQQKRFNSGLRGRKSSTYEGGIRVPFLAQWPGRFQEGTKSDLIAAHIDILPTLLALTKTPLPASLELDGVDLSEVLLNQSKVLPERSLFFRSTEG, encoded by the coding sequence ATGATATCTGGAACCCTATTAGCTTTAGGAGATCTTTTTTCTGCTCATGCAAAGGTCTCTCAATCGGTGCGTCCAAACGTCGTATTAATTCTTACTGATGATCAGGGGTATGGTGATGTTGGTTTTCATGGAAATACAAAAATTAAGACACCTCATCTGGATCAGATGGCTGCAAAAGGCATCGAATTAAGCCGTTTTTATTGCAGTCCGGTTTGTGCACCAACAAGAGCTAGCTTGATGACGGGCCGATATTACTATCGTACTGGAGTGATACATACTTCGCGCGGTGGGGCTAAGATGCATGGGGACGAAGTAACGATTGCTGAGCTATTGAAAGATGCTGGTTATAAAACTGGAATTTTTGGCAAATGGCATTTAGGGGATAATTTTCCGATGCGCCCTCAAGATCAGGGATTCGAGCAATCACTCATTCATAAAAGTGGTGGCCTTGGACAATCGCCAGATCAACCGAATTCTTATTTGAATCCCTGGTTATGGAAGAACGGTACAAAGCAAAAAGTGGTTGGTTATTGCTCTGATGTTTTTTTTAAAGCAGCTATCGATTTTATTGATCGACAAAAAACAGATCAACAGCCGTTCTTTGTTTATTTGCCTACCAATGCCCCACATACACCATTAGAAGTGAGTCCGTCGTACTGGCAGCCGTATCAAAAAGCGGGGCTTAATGAGACCACTGCCAAAGTTTATGGAATGATTTCGAACTTAGATGACAATGTGGGCAAATTAATGTCGTATCTGAAAAGATCTCATCTATTAGACACGACCATTGTCCTATTTATAGGCGATAACGGACCACAGCAAAAGCGATTCAATTCTGGTTTGAGAGGTAGAAAATCATCGACTTATGAGGGAGGGATTCGTGTCCCCTTTCTTGCCCAATGGCCAGGACGATTTCAGGAAGGAACGAAAAGTGATCTGATTGCAGCTCATATTGATATTTTGCCGACTTTGTTAGCACTGACAAAAACACCTCTACCTGCATCGCTGGAACTCGATGGAGTTGATCTTTCGGAGGTTCTTTTGAATCAGAGCAAAGTATTACCGGAACGTAGTCTTTTTTTCAGGTCCACCGAGGGCTGA
- a CDS encoding UxaA family hydrolase: protein MSTVQNSPLLKLHSDDNIAIARNSVTENQECALSENESVTTRESIDLGHKVAIQNIASGEPIRKFGQTIGFATIDILAGDWIHSHNLESGVLSLDYAYSTDVPTPPEPIKGRTFMGYRRPNGKAGTRNYLAIISTVNCSATASKYIARELAQTSLENYPNIDGIIPLVHKGGCAMQYDGEDHHQLMRTLGGFAKHPNIGAYIVLGLGCETGQGSFLSESEGLVQLENPNEPQNQGPLVLNIQDIGGIAKTVKKVTTLLKEYLPQVNDVTRVPIPVSELILGTECGGSDGNSGVTANPALGIASDLLVAHGATSILGETPEIHGGEHLLTRRSITPEIGKKLIDRIKWWEEYTGKFGVVIDNNPSVGNKRGGLTTIYEKSLGAIAKGGSSALREVYRFAEPVTEKGFVIMDTPGYDPASVTGMVAGGANVVAFTTGRGSCFGCKPVPSIKISTNTPMYHRMQDDMDLDAGRILNGTSVEQVGQEIFELIIEVASGKKTKSEVQGIGDEEFCPWSIGPVL from the coding sequence ATGTCAACAGTTCAAAATTCACCACTTTTAAAGCTCCATTCAGACGATAATATCGCTATCGCTCGCAACTCCGTGACCGAAAACCAGGAGTGCGCACTCTCTGAAAACGAGAGTGTGACTACTCGAGAAAGCATTGATCTGGGCCATAAAGTGGCTATTCAGAATATCGCCAGCGGTGAACCAATCCGTAAGTTTGGACAGACAATCGGCTTTGCTACCATCGATATTCTAGCAGGTGACTGGATTCACAGTCATAATCTGGAATCAGGGGTCTTGAGTTTGGACTACGCCTATTCAACGGATGTCCCAACCCCACCAGAACCCATTAAAGGCCGGACTTTTATGGGCTATCGCCGTCCGAATGGGAAAGCAGGCACCCGAAATTATCTGGCGATTATCAGTACAGTAAACTGTTCTGCAACAGCCTCCAAATATATTGCCAGGGAATTGGCTCAGACGTCATTGGAAAATTACCCCAATATTGACGGTATCATCCCGCTGGTTCACAAAGGTGGGTGTGCTATGCAATATGATGGGGAAGATCATCATCAGCTGATGCGGACTCTGGGTGGATTTGCAAAACATCCGAATATCGGCGCTTATATTGTTCTGGGATTAGGTTGTGAAACGGGACAAGGTTCGTTTCTCTCTGAATCCGAAGGCCTTGTCCAGCTAGAGAACCCCAACGAACCTCAAAACCAAGGCCCTCTAGTACTCAATATCCAAGATATAGGAGGCATAGCCAAAACAGTCAAAAAAGTAACCACACTTTTGAAAGAGTATCTACCTCAGGTAAATGATGTCACACGCGTTCCGATTCCGGTCTCGGAACTAATTCTAGGTACGGAATGCGGCGGTAGTGATGGAAACAGTGGTGTGACTGCCAACCCCGCATTGGGAATTGCCAGCGATCTTTTGGTCGCGCATGGTGCGACCTCAATACTAGGGGAAACACCTGAGATTCATGGTGGAGAGCACCTTCTCACGCGTCGATCTATCACCCCTGAAATTGGTAAAAAGTTAATCGACCGCATCAAATGGTGGGAGGAGTACACCGGAAAATTCGGTGTCGTAATTGATAATAATCCGTCCGTTGGCAACAAAAGAGGTGGTTTAACCACGATTTACGAAAAGTCATTAGGTGCCATTGCTAAAGGGGGCAGCAGTGCATTGCGAGAAGTCTATCGATTTGCAGAACCTGTGACTGAAAAAGGATTTGTCATTATGGATACTCCAGGCTATGACCCGGCCTCGGTAACAGGAATGGTCGCCGGTGGGGCAAATGTTGTGGCATTCACAACTGGTCGCGGAAGCTGTTTTGGTTGCAAGCCAGTCCCCAGTATTAAAATCTCGACAAATACCCCCATGTATCATCGAATGCAGGATGACATGGACCTTGATGCAGGCAGAATCTTAAATGGTACTTCTGTTGAACAGGTGGGTCAGGAAATCTTCGAGCTGATCATTGAAGTGGCCAGCGGTAAAAAAACAAAGAGTGAGGTCCAAGGCATAGGAGACGAGGAGTTCTGCCCTTGGAGTATTGGACCAGTCCTCTAA
- a CDS encoding sulfatase, with the protein MPNRYKLLLFVICLFFTPVVDLYAEESPQSTKPNIILILIDDMGWPDPSCYGHAFHETPNIDQLANDGVRFTDFYAACPVCSPTRASIQAGQYQARLHLTDFIPGHWRPFEKLIVPENAPHLPLEIVTPAELLKTAGYKTAYFGKWHLGPESHYPDKQGYQTSLVTKGRHFAPRFRTTPKSDVPKKAYLADFLTEKTIEFMQQNKSHPFFVQLSHYAVHIPLEAKQKEIEKYQQKPKPSTGVNNPVYAAMVAHVDESVGRIVQALEELQLSENTVVIFSSDNGGLRQTFSGGETVSTNAPLRDEKGSLYEGGIRVPLIIKWPGVAKAGTTCAEPTISVDFWPTFAEIGKAKLKEHQIIDGLSIVPLLKDPSSRLDRDAIYFHYPHYHHSEPAGAIRTGNWKLIEFFADGRQELYNLEQDLSETTNLSAAMPHKAAELQQKLLDWRKTTAAALPQKNPKYDAQRSPEWWSRRTNQPIKKQNQKKTGKAKT; encoded by the coding sequence ATGCCTAACCGCTACAAATTGCTTCTATTCGTTATCTGTCTATTTTTTACTCCTGTTGTCGATCTCTATGCGGAGGAATCACCACAGTCAACGAAGCCGAATATCATTCTGATTCTGATTGATGACATGGGTTGGCCCGATCCTAGTTGTTATGGACATGCATTTCATGAAACGCCAAATATTGATCAGCTTGCAAACGATGGTGTCCGCTTTACTGATTTTTATGCAGCTTGCCCTGTCTGTTCCCCCACGCGTGCCAGTATTCAGGCAGGACAGTATCAGGCACGTCTGCATCTGACTGATTTCATTCCCGGTCATTGGCGTCCCTTTGAAAAACTGATCGTGCCCGAGAATGCCCCTCACCTGCCACTGGAAATTGTAACTCCCGCTGAACTGCTGAAGACAGCAGGCTATAAAACCGCTTACTTTGGTAAATGGCATCTTGGTCCTGAATCGCATTATCCAGATAAGCAGGGCTATCAAACTTCGCTCGTCACAAAAGGTCGCCATTTTGCACCACGATTTCGAACTACTCCGAAATCGGATGTCCCCAAGAAAGCGTATCTGGCCGATTTCCTGACTGAGAAAACGATCGAGTTTATGCAACAAAACAAATCCCATCCCTTCTTTGTACAACTCTCGCATTATGCGGTCCACATTCCGCTAGAAGCCAAGCAAAAAGAGATTGAAAAGTATCAACAGAAACCAAAGCCTTCAACTGGTGTGAATAATCCGGTGTATGCCGCGATGGTGGCGCATGTCGATGAGAGTGTGGGGCGTATTGTGCAAGCACTAGAGGAATTACAGCTCTCTGAGAACACAGTCGTCATCTTCAGTTCTGACAACGGTGGCCTGCGACAAACATTTTCTGGTGGCGAAACGGTTTCCACAAATGCCCCCCTTAGAGATGAAAAAGGATCACTTTATGAAGGAGGCATCCGGGTTCCACTCATTATTAAATGGCCCGGAGTTGCCAAAGCGGGAACAACCTGCGCTGAACCGACCATCAGCGTCGATTTCTGGCCTACGTTCGCTGAAATTGGAAAAGCAAAATTGAAAGAACATCAAATCATCGATGGACTAAGTATAGTCCCTTTGTTGAAAGATCCTTCCAGTCGTCTTGATCGAGACGCAATCTATTTTCATTATCCCCACTATCATCATTCAGAGCCTGCAGGCGCCATTCGTACTGGTAACTGGAAGCTGATCGAATTCTTCGCCGATGGTAGACAGGAGCTTTATAATCTGGAACAGGATCTGTCTGAAACAACCAATCTATCAGCAGCGATGCCTCACAAGGCCGCTGAATTACAACAAAAGTTATTAGACTGGAGAAAAACAACCGCGGCTGCATTGCCTCAGAAAAATCCCAAGTATGATGCCCAGCGGTCGCCTGAGTGGTGGAGTCGACGAACCAATCAACCAATCAAGAAACAAAATCAGAAGAAAACAGGCAAGGCAAAAACATAA
- a CDS encoding arylsulfatase produces MPNHKLFVRSLINGFLLLVVFQTCPCFSATESKKPNIVIILADDLGFSDLGCYGSEIETPHLDQLAQEGLRFSQFYNAGRCCPTRASLMTGLYSHQAGMGWMNRNDKLPGYQGELNEHCVSLAEVLSSANYQCYHVGKWHLTYRMRKANENWPLGRGFHHAYGTGGGGNYFAPKLLYEDNRLTKPPQEDYYITDAFSQRAVDYLKKHSQEKTDKPFFLYLAYTAPHFPLHAKPADITRYQRQYQTGWDQLRAERHQKMQEMGLINCPLSARDPDAKQWNTLSQAEQEEWDLRMAVYAAMITNMDQGIGKVLQQIEDMGSANNTMVLFLSDNGASAEFIDRGHQPGAATGTRESFRCAEVGWANTSNTPFRFHKMWMHEGGISTPLIVRWPAQIQQTGGWTNQTGHVIDLMATCVDVSKAKYPTMKKRQKITPLAGTSLLPIFQNPKKTEQRTLFWEHEGNKAIRQGDWKLVKQHKQAWELYNLNRDRSELTNLANVHPELVSTLSKSWKTWAQKSNVVPWETLPQPGYRKKGPAFYRKK; encoded by the coding sequence TTGCCTAATCATAAATTATTTGTTCGAAGTCTCATCAATGGGTTTTTGTTACTAGTTGTTTTTCAAACCTGCCCCTGCTTTTCAGCAACTGAAAGTAAAAAACCAAACATCGTCATTATTCTGGCAGACGACCTCGGTTTTTCTGATCTCGGGTGTTATGGCTCTGAAATCGAAACGCCACATCTAGACCAATTAGCGCAAGAGGGGCTACGATTCTCTCAGTTTTATAACGCTGGCCGCTGCTGCCCGACCCGCGCTTCGCTGATGACGGGACTCTATTCACACCAAGCAGGTATGGGCTGGATGAATCGCAACGACAAACTTCCAGGTTATCAGGGGGAACTCAATGAACACTGCGTCAGTCTAGCTGAAGTGCTCTCATCTGCTAACTATCAATGTTACCACGTTGGTAAATGGCACCTCACGTATCGCATGCGGAAAGCCAATGAGAACTGGCCCCTTGGTCGCGGATTTCATCATGCATACGGAACAGGAGGAGGTGGGAATTATTTTGCTCCCAAACTACTTTATGAAGATAATCGCCTGACGAAACCGCCTCAAGAAGATTATTATATTACGGACGCCTTTAGTCAAAGGGCCGTTGATTACTTAAAAAAACACTCGCAGGAAAAGACGGACAAACCATTTTTTCTCTATCTGGCATATACAGCTCCTCATTTTCCACTACATGCCAAACCAGCCGATATTACCCGCTATCAGAGACAATACCAAACAGGCTGGGATCAACTCAGAGCAGAACGTCACCAGAAGATGCAAGAGATGGGCCTGATTAATTGCCCGCTCTCTGCCCGTGATCCTGATGCGAAACAATGGAACACACTCTCCCAAGCTGAGCAAGAAGAGTGGGACCTGCGAATGGCTGTGTACGCTGCCATGATCACCAACATGGACCAAGGAATTGGCAAGGTACTCCAGCAAATCGAAGACATGGGAAGCGCAAACAACACCATGGTGCTGTTCTTGTCCGACAACGGTGCCAGTGCAGAATTTATCGACCGGGGGCACCAACCAGGTGCAGCGACTGGCACGCGTGAATCATTCCGCTGCGCAGAAGTTGGCTGGGCCAACACTAGTAACACTCCCTTCCGCTTTCATAAAATGTGGATGCATGAAGGGGGTATCTCGACACCTCTGATTGTGCGTTGGCCTGCACAAATCCAACAAACGGGTGGCTGGACGAATCAAACAGGCCACGTGATAGACCTGATGGCAACCTGCGTTGATGTTTCAAAAGCAAAGTACCCGACTATGAAAAAGAGGCAGAAAATTACTCCCCTGGCAGGAACAAGCCTGCTACCTATCTTTCAGAATCCAAAGAAAACGGAACAACGGACACTTTTCTGGGAGCACGAAGGCAACAAAGCTATTCGTCAGGGAGATTGGAAGCTCGTCAAACAACACAAACAAGCTTGGGAACTTTACAATTTGAATCGTGATCGAAGCGAACTTACTAATCTAGCGAATGTACATCCGGAACTGGTTTCTACACTTTCAAAATCCTGGAAGACATGGGCTCAAAAGTCAAATGTTGTCCCTTGGGAAACATTACCTCAGCCCGGCTATCGTAAAAAAGGTCCGGCCTTTTATCGAAAAAAGTAA
- a CDS encoding PP2C family protein-serine/threonine phosphatase, whose protein sequence is MRILIGWDNPEESDLISLYLGVSENDLVICNTTEEFLSQVLNGQSWDIILMSIMNPDPQTAFEHFEQIRQKHLDTPVVGACPTQGTFHVARFLTAGMRAYIIRDEGGDFMFLLETTLQSVVDSVKAERERFVAERLREEVESVRKLQESIIPSDLISPERYDVTARYESSQIRVFGGQPVTLAGGDYYDVFMLDDENLVLLVGDASGHGMKACMSIMTMHTLVGMIRSNKYLDTAAFVSDVNDRLCNQAIVNDDGGFITLLYGILNSKTNEFQWTSAGAPIPIVHELETNKTYELGTNDDGGLPLGIVPDVEYDIHTSILPPNSRLLIFTDGLAEAFPGEKESFGEFGIPGIMQSLQASRSSQLESALENLFRDSNAFTDGSGRHDDTSVVLLGRKN, encoded by the coding sequence ATGCGAATTCTTATTGGTTGGGACAATCCAGAAGAGAGCGATCTTATTTCGCTCTACCTTGGAGTCAGTGAAAATGACTTGGTCATCTGTAATACGACTGAAGAGTTTCTCTCACAAGTTTTAAATGGACAGTCATGGGATATCATTTTGATGTCCATTATGAATCCCGACCCTCAAACGGCGTTTGAGCATTTCGAGCAAATCCGTCAGAAACATCTTGATACTCCCGTTGTGGGTGCCTGTCCGACTCAAGGGACGTTTCATGTAGCCCGTTTTTTAACGGCGGGAATGCGTGCCTATATTATTCGAGATGAAGGGGGGGACTTTATGTTCCTCCTTGAAACAACATTGCAGAGCGTTGTTGATTCTGTCAAAGCGGAACGTGAACGATTTGTGGCAGAACGTTTGCGCGAAGAAGTCGAATCGGTACGCAAATTACAAGAATCAATTATCCCGAGTGATCTCATCTCTCCTGAGAGATATGATGTGACGGCACGATATGAATCGTCACAGATTCGTGTGTTTGGCGGACAACCTGTGACTTTGGCGGGGGGAGACTATTACGATGTCTTCATGCTGGACGATGAAAATCTGGTCTTGTTAGTGGGAGATGCATCGGGGCACGGAATGAAAGCCTGCATGTCGATTATGACGATGCACACCTTAGTGGGCATGATTCGTTCGAACAAGTATCTGGATACCGCGGCTTTTGTTTCCGATGTGAATGATCGCCTTTGCAATCAGGCGATAGTGAATGATGATGGTGGCTTTATTACTCTGCTCTATGGGATCTTAAATTCGAAGACGAATGAGTTTCAATGGACGTCAGCAGGAGCACCGATTCCAATTGTGCATGAACTGGAGACAAATAAGACATATGAATTAGGCACAAATGATGATGGTGGGCTCCCGCTTGGAATAGTGCCCGATGTCGAATACGACATCCATACCTCGATTCTGCCTCCTAACAGCCGGCTGTTGATTTTTACAGATGGGCTGGCAGAGGCGTTCCCTGGGGAAAAAGAGAGCTTCGGCGAATTTGGAATTCCTGGCATAATGCAATCATTGCAAGCGTCTCGGTCTTCTCAATTGGAATCGGCCTTGGAGAACTTGTTCCGTGATTCCAACGCTTTTACAGACGGATCTGGCAGGCACGATGATACATCAGTTGTATTATTGGGGCGAAAAAATTAG
- a CDS encoding bestrophin — protein sequence MAADAELNLSFIEKKLGTLGRISLYAGLLGVYSLIPVLKNHSERLLIALGFSETHAKEFLSLGDMSSDLHTTLGLVLGLLLVFRTNSSYARWWEARQLWGKLVNVSRNMAIKFREFTNYGADELRELGNLIVAFPEALRDHLREDDDFAMFPELEQIDPPPRHIPAYIADLVYRKVIGWKRSGVIDGDELRVLDSEIRELMEICGGCERIRRTRLSPSYRLFVRHCISLYLCTLPWGLVDDFGFWTVPLTIILAYFMIGIEVIAHSVEEPFGLDEDDLDLDGLCITIRSTVNEILDRFGKNACEIARPGDSTVEVTHSTS from the coding sequence ATGGCCGCTGATGCCGAATTAAATCTTTCGTTTATCGAGAAAAAACTAGGAACTTTAGGACGTATCTCTCTCTATGCGGGATTATTAGGGGTGTATAGTCTTATCCCCGTACTCAAAAATCATAGCGAAAGACTGCTGATCGCGCTTGGATTCTCAGAAACCCATGCTAAAGAGTTTTTGAGTTTGGGTGACATGTCTTCCGATTTACATACGACTCTCGGGTTAGTACTTGGTCTACTACTCGTATTCAGGACAAACAGTTCCTATGCACGTTGGTGGGAGGCCCGCCAACTATGGGGCAAGCTGGTAAATGTCAGCCGAAATATGGCAATCAAATTTCGTGAATTCACTAACTACGGTGCTGATGAACTTCGGGAGCTGGGAAATTTAATTGTCGCTTTTCCCGAAGCATTGCGGGACCATTTACGCGAAGATGATGACTTTGCCATGTTTCCTGAATTGGAGCAAATAGACCCGCCTCCCCGTCATATTCCCGCTTATATTGCAGATCTCGTTTACCGCAAAGTGATTGGCTGGAAGAGATCGGGTGTGATTGATGGCGATGAATTAAGAGTTCTGGATTCTGAGATCCGTGAATTAATGGAAATTTGCGGAGGTTGTGAGCGGATTCGCCGGACTCGTCTTTCGCCTTCTTATCGTCTGTTTGTTCGTCACTGTATTTCGCTCTATTTGTGTACGCTTCCTTGGGGATTAGTAGATGACTTCGGGTTCTGGACTGTGCCTCTAACAATCATATTGGCCTATTTCATGATTGGGATCGAAGTGATTGCGCATTCCGTTGAAGAACCATTTGGTCTGGATGAAGACGATTTGGATTTGGATGGCTTGTGTATTACGATTCGTTCTACCGTGAACGAAATTTTGGATCGATTTGGAAAGAATGCCTGTGAGATAGCACGACCAGGCGATTCTACAGTTGAAGTAACGCATTCTACTTCTTGA
- a CDS encoding DUF695 domain-containing protein: MTEHPSEQEWLTATALEDEYTVFFRLLPKIPEAISTADFPDRIEIIWSYQSPNDTGMPAAEDQQRMNEFEERLEETWLNTGSGYPTMLITGNQICQWQWYVKHIDQALEALNAALADLPELPIDIHTESDPDWYAYSNFMQQITK, from the coding sequence GTGACAGAGCATCCATCAGAGCAAGAATGGTTGACGGCAACCGCACTTGAAGACGAGTATACTGTCTTCTTTCGATTGCTACCAAAGATTCCGGAAGCGATTTCTACTGCTGATTTTCCAGATAGAATTGAGATTATCTGGTCTTACCAATCACCTAATGACACCGGTATGCCTGCTGCGGAAGATCAGCAAAGAATGAATGAATTTGAAGAACGGCTGGAAGAAACTTGGCTGAATACGGGTAGTGGTTATCCGACAATGCTGATTACTGGAAACCAGATCTGTCAATGGCAATGGTATGTTAAACATATTGATCAAGCTCTAGAGGCGCTCAATGCAGCACTGGCTGATCTGCCGGAATTGCCAATTGACATTCACACGGAATCAGACCCCGACTGGTATGCTTATTCTAATTTCATGCAACAGATAACAAAATAA